One genomic region from Granulicatella adiacens ATCC 49175 encodes:
- the argS gene encoding arginine--tRNA ligase: MNYKKIVAEQIAKTVGEHFSVDEIVSMIEVPKYANQGDLAFPAFTLAKVLRKAPQAIATEIVEAVSDKHIARAEAMGPYANFFLERSAFADEVLKEVLELGEHYGDWDYGQGRKVVIDMSSPNIAKPMSMGHLRSTVIGNAIANLEKKVGYEPIRINHLGDWGTQFGKLIEAYKLWGSEELVKADPIAELIKLYVRFHEEAELDPTLDDKGRAWFKKLEDGDAEAVRLWEWFRSESLKEFNRVYDLLGVTFDSYNGEAFYNDKMDVVVDMLEDANLLKVDNGATIVDLEKYDLPPALIKKSDGATLYMTRDLAAANYRKNTYDFAKCIYVVGMEQSNHFKQLKAVLKELNLPWAETIVHIPFGLITLNGKKLSTRKGKIILLEGVLKEATELALKQIEAKNPSLENKEAVAHAVGVGAVIFHDLKNDRTNNFDFALEEVVQFEGETGPYVQYTHARAMSILRKANHTVDMTEAFSLTDDDAWEVLKLIENYPNVVRFAEEKCEPSAIAKYVINLAQAFNKYYAHTKVLVEDEAFNSRIALVQTTASLLKQGLALLGVAAPDEM, from the coding sequence ATGAATTATAAGAAAATAGTTGCAGAACAAATCGCAAAAACAGTCGGCGAGCATTTTAGCGTTGACGAAATCGTATCAATGATTGAAGTGCCTAAATACGCGAACCAAGGGGACCTAGCTTTCCCTGCATTTACACTTGCAAAAGTTTTACGTAAAGCACCGCAAGCTATCGCGACAGAAATCGTGGAAGCCGTTAGCGATAAACATATCGCACGCGCAGAAGCAATGGGACCTTACGCGAACTTCTTCTTAGAACGTAGTGCATTTGCTGATGAAGTCTTAAAAGAAGTGTTAGAACTTGGCGAACATTATGGTGATTGGGATTACGGTCAAGGTCGTAAAGTGGTCATCGATATGTCTTCACCAAACATTGCGAAACCAATGTCAATGGGACATTTACGTTCAACAGTAATCGGAAACGCGATTGCAAACCTAGAGAAAAAAGTGGGCTATGAACCAATTCGTATCAACCACTTAGGAGACTGGGGAACTCAATTCGGAAAACTCATCGAAGCGTACAAATTATGGGGAAGCGAAGAACTTGTAAAAGCAGATCCAATCGCAGAACTCATTAAATTATACGTCCGTTTCCACGAAGAAGCAGAACTAGACCCAACGCTCGATGACAAAGGCCGTGCATGGTTCAAGAAACTAGAAGATGGAGATGCAGAAGCGGTTCGTCTATGGGAATGGTTCAGAAGTGAATCATTAAAAGAATTCAACCGCGTGTATGACTTACTCGGCGTGACTTTTGATTCATACAATGGTGAAGCGTTCTATAACGACAAGATGGACGTTGTGGTCGACATGCTTGAAGACGCGAACTTACTAAAAGTGGATAATGGCGCTACCATCGTAGACCTTGAAAAATATGATTTACCACCAGCATTGATTAAAAAATCAGACGGCGCAACACTATACATGACACGTGACTTAGCAGCCGCAAACTACCGTAAGAATACTTACGATTTCGCAAAATGTATTTACGTGGTAGGGATGGAACAATCCAACCACTTCAAACAATTAAAAGCAGTCTTAAAAGAACTCAATTTACCTTGGGCTGAAACGATTGTCCATATTCCATTTGGACTAATCACATTGAACGGTAAGAAATTATCGACACGTAAAGGAAAAATCATCCTTCTTGAAGGCGTGTTAAAAGAAGCAACAGAACTTGCTTTGAAACAAATCGAAGCGAAAAACCCATCACTCGAAAACAAAGAAGCAGTGGCACACGCTGTTGGGGTGGGTGCGGTTATTTTCCACGACTTGAAGAACGACCGTACAAACAACTTCGACTTTGCGCTTGAAGAAGTGGTACAATTCGAAGGTGAAACAGGTCCATACGTGCAATATACACATGCTCGTGCGATGAGTATTTTACGTAAAGCCAACCATACAGTGGATATGACAGAGGCCTTCTCATTAACAGACGATGATGCGTGGGAAGTATTGAAACTCATCGAAAACTATCCAAACGTTGTACGTTTTGCTGAAGAAAAATGCGAACCATCAGCGATTGCGAAATACGTGATCAACTTAGCACAAGCGTTCAATAAATATTACGCACATACAAAAGTACTCGTTGAAGATGAAGCTTTCAACAGCCGTATCGCTTTAGTACAAACAACAGCAAGCCTTCTAAAACAAGGCCTAGCGCTGCTTGGCGTGGCTGCTCCAGATGAAATGTAG
- the trmL gene encoding tRNA (uridine(34)/cytosine(34)/5-carboxymethylaminomethyluridine(34)-2'-O)-methyltransferase TrmL: MTVNHIVLFEPQIPANTGNIARTCAATNSPLHLIEPLGFSTDDKHLKRAGLDYWHDVDITYHKSMEAFLDYLGERPLYLITKFANHTYDEVDLARDEEQFFMFGKETTGLPEEFMRENEEKCLRLPMNDTHVRSLNLSNTAAIVVYEALRQQRFAGLELVHTYDHDKLK, translated from the coding sequence ATGACGGTAAATCATATCGTATTATTTGAACCACAAATTCCGGCCAATACGGGGAATATTGCAAGAACCTGTGCAGCGACAAATTCACCACTGCACTTAATCGAACCGCTTGGATTCTCAACGGATGATAAGCATTTGAAGCGTGCGGGGCTAGATTATTGGCATGATGTCGATATTACGTATCACAAATCGATGGAAGCGTTCCTCGACTATTTAGGAGAGCGTCCTTTATATTTGATTACAAAATTCGCCAACCACACCTATGATGAGGTGGATTTAGCCCGCGATGAGGAGCAATTTTTCATGTTCGGGAAAGAGACAACCGGCCTTCCTGAAGAATTCATGCGTGAAAACGAAGAGAAATGCTTGCGTCTTCCGATGAACGATACGCATGTGAGGTCATTGAATTTATCGAATACGGCAGCGATTGTTGTGTACGAAGCGCTTCGTCAACAACGTTTTGCAGGGCTTGAACTCGTGCACACGTATGACCATGATAAATTAAAGTAG
- the queG gene encoding tRNA epoxyqueuosine(34) reductase QueG, whose amino-acid sequence MDTAVLKQKIIAKSKELGIDKIGFASAEPFTHLEESMRRSKELGHTTGFEHPVLEERIYPEKIFDTPKTIISIALAYPTLPKNKPERVKGERRGAFARASWGEDYHFILSRRMEALINYIKEEVQDDDSRFKPMVDTGELIDVRVAERAGIGFVGKNGLLITKEFGSYVYLGELITNIEFPTDEMVDYGCGDCTRCVDFCPTGALLGDGRMNAMRCLSYQTQTKGFMPQEFRKKIGHVIYGCDICQQVCPYNKGKDFHLHPEMEPSVEETHPLLKPLVTISNKEFKERFGQMAGSWRGKKPLQRNAIIALANYRDKSAVPLLLRVMKEDMRPVMKGTAAWAVAEIVNESNQEMIDYFNEQKEAAVKKRDSLENPTKEDIELIEELEKAIVVLQEKYREEANK is encoded by the coding sequence ATGGATACAGCAGTTTTAAAACAGAAGATTATTGCTAAAAGCAAAGAGCTGGGCATTGATAAGATTGGTTTTGCTTCTGCCGAGCCTTTTACGCACTTAGAAGAGAGCATGCGTCGTTCCAAAGAACTCGGTCATACGACAGGGTTCGAGCATCCAGTCTTAGAAGAGCGTATTTATCCAGAAAAAATCTTCGATACTCCAAAAACAATTATTTCCATTGCGCTGGCATATCCAACACTTCCAAAAAATAAGCCGGAACGTGTGAAGGGAGAGCGTCGTGGGGCTTTTGCACGGGCTTCTTGGGGAGAAGATTATCACTTTATTCTCTCTAGACGCATGGAAGCATTAATCAATTATATTAAAGAAGAAGTTCAAGACGATGATTCCCGCTTTAAGCCGATGGTTGATACGGGCGAATTAATCGATGTTCGTGTAGCAGAGCGTGCAGGAATTGGTTTTGTTGGTAAGAATGGCCTTTTAATCACTAAGGAATTTGGCTCCTATGTCTACTTAGGTGAGCTGATTACGAATATCGAGTTTCCAACCGATGAAATGGTGGATTACGGGTGCGGCGATTGTACGCGTTGTGTGGATTTCTGTCCAACAGGTGCGCTCCTGGGCGACGGACGCATGAATGCTATGCGCTGCCTGTCGTATCAGACGCAGACGAAAGGCTTCATGCCGCAAGAATTTCGTAAAAAAATCGGGCATGTGATTTACGGCTGTGATATTTGCCAGCAAGTGTGTCCGTATAATAAGGGAAAAGATTTCCACCTGCACCCAGAGATGGAACCATCTGTTGAAGAGACACATCCACTCTTAAAGCCGCTTGTGACGATTTCGAACAAAGAGTTTAAGGAACGTTTTGGACAAATGGCGGGGTCGTGGCGTGGGAAGAAGCCATTGCAGAGAAATGCGATTATCGCCTTAGCGAATTACCGCGATAAATCAGCAGTTCCGCTCTTACTTCGCGTTATGAAAGAAGATATGCGTCCCGTGATGAAGGGGACAGCTGCTTGGGCAGTGGCAGAAATTGTGAACGAGTCGAATCAAGAAATGATCGATTATTTTAACGAGCAAAAAGAAGCCGCAGTGAAGAAGAGAGACTCTCTGGAAAATCCAACCAAGGAAGATATCGAGTTAATCGAAGAATTAGAAAAAGCAATTGTAGTTTTACAAGAAAAATATAGAGAAGAGGCAAACAAATGA
- a CDS encoding SseB family protein, protein MGLFDFLFGKKKPDPSFTLGVVNFFKGDDNPSDLMVVGFVKGSIKVGDEIVVTKMSCVTETPVKTNVLSLEVPEGEVQEASDTMVMAKVQDGAKLDIYKGTVLHSENAPDVELYNAYTVALGIAFVDEQEGKLTKEDCEKLAASDISEIWQLYYRVHAEEAKRFEAKQVLLKYKRRELYKLIREKLFLVDDIYVVYSVETDEPYLFSHASEDEKGSLSVTMPMAQLIPSSYIHNLKEMFGKNENFVFKRIENGPDKEGIRNFIRDLFIYDGIRGIQYCGEETTILAEQLVDLPRYKGMDETEIPVTNPNVIKWLYLARQLGKLNTKDKKTLSQVYLYQFYEALKTAKFIAPMRLHGYDQLLEDNPQTEIEPNIPFDLAMQTGKTKELTLQVYTDWKRLRKHRGEDCKGLIVTLDEQLEYYDVVINPGGHPMAAATITEELYNEVKKKTV, encoded by the coding sequence ATGGGATTATTCGATTTTTTATTTGGAAAGAAGAAACCTGATCCGAGTTTTACTCTGGGTGTTGTTAATTTTTTTAAGGGAGATGACAATCCTTCAGACTTAATGGTAGTGGGTTTCGTGAAAGGGTCCATCAAAGTTGGGGACGAAATTGTTGTAACAAAGATGAGTTGTGTGACGGAAACTCCTGTGAAAACAAATGTATTATCACTCGAGGTCCCTGAAGGTGAGGTACAAGAAGCTTCAGACACAATGGTGATGGCAAAAGTTCAAGATGGGGCTAAACTTGATATTTATAAGGGAACGGTGTTGCATTCGGAAAATGCCCCAGATGTCGAATTATATAATGCTTATACTGTTGCTCTGGGAATCGCTTTTGTGGATGAACAAGAGGGCAAACTTACTAAAGAGGATTGTGAAAAATTAGCGGCTTCAGATATTTCGGAGATTTGGCAATTATATTATAGAGTGCATGCTGAAGAGGCTAAAAGATTTGAAGCAAAACAGGTACTATTAAAATATAAAAGACGAGAACTCTATAAATTGATTCGAGAAAAATTGTTTTTAGTAGATGATATTTATGTAGTGTATTCAGTAGAAACTGATGAGCCTTATCTATTTTCACATGCATCAGAAGATGAGAAGGGCTCACTCTCTGTTACAATGCCAATGGCTCAACTGATTCCAAGTTCGTATATCCATAATCTTAAAGAGATGTTTGGGAAAAATGAGAACTTTGTTTTTAAACGAATTGAGAACGGACCTGATAAAGAAGGGATTCGTAATTTCATAAGAGACTTATTCATCTATGATGGAATACGTGGAATTCAGTATTGCGGAGAAGAAACAACTATTCTTGCGGAACAACTAGTGGATCTTCCACGGTATAAAGGGATGGATGAAACAGAAATTCCTGTAACGAATCCGAATGTGATCAAGTGGTTATATTTGGCACGTCAATTGGGCAAGCTGAATACTAAAGATAAAAAAACACTCAGCCAAGTCTATTTATATCAGTTTTATGAAGCTCTAAAAACCGCAAAATTCATTGCGCCAATGCGACTTCATGGGTATGACCAACTTTTGGAAGACAACCCGCAAACTGAAATAGAACCTAACATTCCTTTTGATTTAGCAATGCAAACCGGAAAAACGAAAGAGCTGACACTCCAAGTGTATACGGACTGGAAGAGACTTCGTAAGCACCGTGGCGAAGATTGTAAAGGATTAATTGTGACGCTTGATGAACAATTAGAGTATTATGATGTCGTTATTAATCCGGGAGGCCATCCGATGGCAGCTGCTACGATTACAGAAGAATTGTATAATGAAGTAAAGAAGAAAACAGTATAA
- a CDS encoding SseB family protein has translation MGLFDFLFGKKEKAELSCILGVGDVIGVDDNATDLIIEGFVEGTLKVGDEMIVTKMSCLSETPVKTVITSIYVNEEEVQEASEKVVKVKVKDGNKLGIYKGTVLHSENVTDIQVHRSYLFALEVAFVRKQDGKLTEEDREKLAASDISEIWSLYWKAHFDEFEKVKEIELKVDQRRRDFFKLIREKLFLLDDIYVIYSVKTNEPYLFANASLDGNKGMTVSKSWVYLIPSSYMHYRKDFYKKNERVDFKRIENGPEKEGIRNFLRDLFIYDGVEKIQYFTEDTFIFANELMDLPSYEGVDEAEIPVTNPDLVRWLHLTRQSSGIDDKEQKHIGKAYFCIFAKSTKTAKFIAPMRLHGYDQLLEDNPQTEIEPNIPFNLAIQQGKTKEKAVQVYTDWKRLRKHFGEEYKGLVITLDELVKAYDVVINPGEYPMAELMTEEFFNAVD, from the coding sequence ATGGGATTATTCGATTTTTTATTTGGAAAGAAGGAAAAAGCAGAATTAAGCTGTATTCTTGGAGTAGGTGATGTAATCGGTGTTGATGACAATGCTACAGACTTAATCATTGAGGGCTTTGTTGAAGGAACCCTCAAAGTAGGGGATGAAATGATTGTTACAAAGATGAGTTGTTTGTCCGAAACGCCTGTAAAAACCGTTATTACATCCATTTATGTTAATGAAGAGGAGGTTCAAGAAGCCTCAGAAAAAGTGGTGAAGGTAAAAGTTAAAGATGGGAATAAACTTGGGATTTATAAGGGTACCGTGTTGCATTCGGAAAACGTGACAGATATTCAAGTTCATCGTTCTTATCTTTTTGCACTGGAGGTCGCTTTTGTAAGGAAACAAGATGGAAAACTCACTGAGGAGGATCGTGAAAAATTAGCCGCTTCAGATATTTCGGAGATTTGGAGTTTATATTGGAAGGCTCATTTTGATGAATTTGAAAAGGTAAAAGAAATAGAACTGAAGGTGGATCAGAGAAGACGAGATTTCTTTAAACTGATTCGAGAAAAACTATTTTTATTAGATGACATTTATGTAATATACTCAGTAAAAACGAACGAACCTTATTTGTTTGCAAATGCATCATTAGATGGAAATAAGGGGATGACTGTTTCAAAATCATGGGTTTATCTGATTCCAAGCTCATACATGCATTACCGTAAAGATTTTTATAAGAAAAATGAGAGAGTTGATTTTAAACGGATTGAAAATGGACCTGAAAAAGAGGGGATTCGTAATTTTCTAAGAGATTTATTTATATATGATGGAGTAGAAAAGATTCAATATTTCACAGAAGACACGTTCATTTTTGCAAATGAGTTAATGGACCTTCCAAGTTATGAAGGGGTAGATGAAGCAGAAATCCCTGTAACGAATCCGGATTTAGTTAGATGGTTACATCTAACACGTCAATCGAGCGGAATAGACGATAAAGAACAAAAGCATATTGGTAAAGCATATTTTTGTATTTTTGCAAAATCTACAAAGACCGCAAAATTTATTGCGCCAATGCGACTTCATGGGTATGACCAACTTCTTGAAGATAACCCGCAAACTGAAATAGAACCTAATATTCCTTTTAATTTAGCGATACAACAAGGGAAAACAAAAGAGAAGGCAGTTCAAGTGTATACTGATTGGAAGAGACTCCGTAAACACTTTGGTGAAGAGTATAAAGGATTAGTTATAACGCTTGATGAATTGGTAAAGGCTTATGATGTTGTTATTAATCCTGGCGAATATCCGATGGCTGAACTGATGACAGAAGAATTCTTTAATGCAGTAGATTAA
- a CDS encoding SseB family protein: MGLFDFLFGKKKENRTVVFGVEEILPNPNDSEDLVVIGLVRGTIHVGDEVIITNLGSDNDKPAKAVISALEDANKGQVKKASGDNVVVTIKDGKKHNVYKGTVLHFEGVSEDDLRASYLYAIINAFFFWQNGKLMDEDRRRFSIADLIEIWRQSIRFCDDSAAQHSHGTHAFYLEKILLLMEQVRATLLTLDEIYAVYSVKTGEPALFISSTRNKDGSLEPAETMVRLIPAAYKEKITYPDEFVLRRIENGPDKDGIQNFLNEVIFLNGAEGIEFISEETSISAKALMKAPDLEGIREVDKPVMNPDVVRCLLMIGQIGDTTTLGKRDRDFLSNLYLNRLTEALKTARFIVPIKVEGELPKPNEKGETSFAEDVKYEVAMKELKDNKKAVPIFTDWKRFNEEYGEEWRGLLQPLGGPLIPHPVLINGTLYFETGNETEDSK; encoded by the coding sequence ATGGGATTATTCGATTTTTTATTTGGAAAGAAGAAAGAAAATAGAACTGTTGTTTTTGGGGTAGAAGAGATACTCCCTAATCCAAACGACTCAGAAGACTTAGTCGTTATAGGACTCGTAAGAGGAACGATTCACGTTGGAGATGAAGTCATTATTACAAATTTAGGAAGTGATAATGATAAACCTGCAAAAGCTGTCATATCCGCACTTGAAGACGCGAATAAAGGTCAAGTGAAGAAGGCGTCCGGCGACAATGTTGTGGTAACGATTAAAGATGGTAAAAAACACAACGTGTATAAAGGTACAGTCTTGCATTTCGAAGGGGTAAGCGAAGATGATTTAAGAGCTTCTTATCTTTACGCTATTATTAATGCATTTTTCTTCTGGCAAAATGGGAAATTAATGGATGAGGATCGTAGACGCTTTTCGATTGCGGACTTAATAGAAATATGGAGACAATCTATCCGTTTTTGTGATGATAGTGCTGCACAGCATTCACATGGAACACATGCATTCTATCTTGAAAAAATCCTTCTTTTAATGGAACAGGTTCGCGCTACATTATTAACACTCGATGAAATATATGCAGTTTATTCTGTAAAGACTGGAGAACCAGCTTTGTTCATAAGTTCAACAAGAAATAAAGATGGTAGCCTTGAGCCAGCTGAAACAATGGTACGTTTAATTCCTGCGGCATATAAAGAGAAAATTACATATCCTGATGAGTTTGTGCTCCGTCGTATTGAAAACGGACCTGATAAAGATGGAATCCAGAATTTCTTAAACGAAGTTATTTTCTTAAATGGAGCTGAAGGAATTGAGTTTATTTCAGAGGAAACGTCAATTAGTGCAAAAGCGCTAATGAAAGCCCCGGATTTAGAAGGAATAAGAGAGGTTGATAAACCTGTAATGAATCCGGATGTGGTTCGTTGCTTGCTAATGATAGGCCAAATAGGAGATACTACTACATTAGGGAAGAGAGACCGAGATTTCTTATCCAATTTGTATTTAAACCGTTTGACGGAAGCTCTGAAAACAGCACGTTTTATTGTACCTATCAAAGTAGAAGGAGAATTACCAAAACCCAACGAAAAAGGGGAGACTTCTTTTGCAGAAGATGTGAAGTATGAAGTAGCAATGAAAGAGCTAAAAGACAATAAGAAGGCTGTTCCAATTTTTACAGATTGGAAGAGATTCAATGAAGAGTACGGGGAAGAGTGGAGAGGCCTCCTCCAACCGTTGGGAGGTCCATTAATTCCACATCCTGTCCTGATTAACGGAACGCTATATTTCGAAACGGGTAATGAAACAGAAGATAGTAAATGA
- a CDS encoding SseB family protein encodes MGLKDFFSRKKEEPKKDEVVQEEVKHEELKKEETAEVKEEAVKAEETATPAEGSKTSEDAKKGFVLGVENVFSAGKDSPDLVVTGYVTGTIKVGDEVIITKLGSDTDKPVKSAVYALEDGNNGRVMEASNKKIAAWIENGAQYGLYKGSVVHSEGTSENDLYGTYINAIGESFVGVQNGEISDIDRVYLSVTDVAEIWRLFLWYCNINAAEDTEERRSENMEKIRNLVTITRDKLFLVDEIYAVYSVTTGEPYLFTKTMKKEDGSYYTTAPLVRLIPAAYKENLKEKFEDNDEFELRRIKNGPNKDGIRNFLSEVILLDGARGIQFVAEETSIAAEGLIEFPNYEGMREIDIPVTNPDVVRWLHLLGQLGKPDTPDREILFNMYFHHLAEALKTARFIVPMRGHGELPKVDENGNTTFKEGFTFDLAMQDGKEKEKALLFFTDWKRLRKEFGEEWQGLIQQLDGNLSLHDVIINGTGKEEAGAYITESIFNKIKNAE; translated from the coding sequence ATGGGATTAAAAGATTTTTTCTCTCGTAAAAAAGAAGAACCAAAGAAAGACGAAGTGGTTCAAGAAGAAGTAAAACATGAAGAGCTTAAAAAGGAAGAAACAGCAGAAGTGAAAGAGGAAGCGGTAAAAGCAGAAGAAACTGCCACACCAGCTGAAGGGAGCAAAACTTCTGAGGACGCTAAGAAAGGTTTTGTACTTGGGGTAGAAAATGTATTTAGCGCAGGGAAGGACTCTCCAGACTTAGTTGTTACAGGGTATGTCACAGGAACGATTAAAGTTGGGGATGAAGTCATTATTACAAAATTGGGAAGTGATACTGACAAACCTGTGAAGTCAGCTGTATATGCTTTAGAAGATGGCAATAACGGACGCGTGATGGAAGCTTCTAACAAAAAAATTGCAGCATGGATTGAAAATGGTGCTCAATATGGTCTGTACAAAGGTTCAGTCGTTCATTCAGAAGGCACTAGTGAAAATGATCTGTACGGAACCTATATTAACGCTATCGGGGAATCTTTTGTAGGTGTTCAAAATGGCGAGATTTCAGATATTGACCGTGTGTACTTATCCGTAACGGATGTAGCTGAAATTTGGCGTCTTTTCTTATGGTATTGCAATATTAATGCTGCAGAAGATACGGAAGAAAGACGTTCTGAAAACATGGAGAAAATCCGCAATTTAGTAACGATTACCCGTGATAAATTATTCTTAGTGGATGAAATTTATGCAGTTTATTCGGTCACAACCGGAGAGCCTTATCTATTCACAAAGACGATGAAAAAAGAAGATGGCAGCTACTATACAACTGCGCCATTAGTACGTTTAATTCCAGCGGCTTATAAAGAAAATCTCAAAGAAAAATTTGAAGATAATGACGAGTTTGAATTACGTCGCATTAAAAATGGGCCGAATAAAGACGGTATCCGTAATTTCTTAAGTGAAGTTATTTTATTAGATGGAGCTCGAGGAATCCAATTTGTGGCAGAAGAAACGTCAATTGCAGCAGAAGGATTAATCGAGTTTCCGAACTACGAAGGGATGAGAGAAATCGATATTCCCGTAACGAATCCAGACGTGGTCCGCTGGTTACATCTCCTTGGACAATTAGGTAAACCAGATACGCCAGACCGCGAAATTCTATTCAATATGTATTTCCACCATTTAGCCGAAGCCTTGAAAACAGCGCGCTTTATTGTTCCGATGAGAGGACATGGAGAATTGCCAAAGGTGGATGAAAATGGCAATACCACCTTTAAAGAAGGATTCACATTTGACTTAGCCATGCAAGATGGAAAAGAAAAAGAGAAGGCACTTTTATTCTTTACAGATTGGAAGAGACTGCGTAAAGAATTTGGAGAAGAATGGCAAGGACTGATCCAACAATTGGACGGCAACTTGAGTCTTCATGATGTTATTATCAATGGAACAGGCAAAGAAGAAGCAGGAGCCTATATTACGGAAAGTATCTTTAATAAAATTAAGAATGCCGAATAA